The following proteins are encoded in a genomic region of Oncorhynchus tshawytscha isolate Ot180627B unplaced genomic scaffold, Otsh_v2.0 Un_contig_6164_pilon_pilon, whole genome shotgun sequence:
- the LOC112238060 gene encoding metalloproteinase inhibitor 2 yields MTRYVSSCFITLLVLFLWRVEDIADACRCFPQHPQQAFCNAEVVIRAKVVGEKAVSNAIKYDIQQIKMFKGPDRVIHAIFTSSSSASCGVTLEINKEYLFTGSLNTDGSMGIGMCNFIRYWDDLNGTQKKSLTQRYRTGCACKIIRCSSLPCPVSAPDECLWTDWLLNHGQSGPQAKYSACLMSFDGSCYWYRGMDPSKK; encoded by the exons ATGACTCGGTATGTAAGCAGTTGTTTCATTACTCTGCTCGTTCTGTTCCTTTGGCGGGTCGAAGACATCGCAGACGCTTGCAGATGCTTCCCTCAACATCCTCAACAGGCTTTTTGCAATGCAGAAGTTG TGATCAGGGCGAAGGTGGTTGGAGAGAAAGCGGTGTCGAACGCCATCAAGTATGACATCCAACAGATCAAG ATGTTCAAAGGTCCTGACCGGGTTATCCACGCCATCTTCACTTCATCCTCCTCAGCCTCGTGTGGTGTGACCCTGGAAATCAACAAGGAGTATCTCTTCACAG GCAGCCTAAATACTGATGGCAGTATGGGTATAGGCATGTGTAACTTTATTCGGTACTGGGACGACTTGAATGGCACACAAAAGAAGAGCTTGACTCAACGCTACCGAACCGGCTGTGCTTGCAAG ATCATCCGCTGctcttccctcccctgtcccgtCAGCGCCCCAGATGAGTGCCTTTGGACAGACTGGTTGTTGAACCATGGCCAAAGCGGACCCCAGGCCAAGTACTCTGCCTGTCTCATGAGTTTTGATGGGTCCTGTTACTGGTACAGGGGGATGGATCCATCCAAGAAGTAG